The Sphingobium sp. BYY-5 genome contains a region encoding:
- a CDS encoding NADH:flavin oxidoreductase/NADH oxidase — MSVPTLFQPFPVAGLTLRNRIVIAPMCQYSAVDGEMTDWHLIHLGQLALSGAALLTIEATAVLPEGRISYADVGLWNDRTEAAMKRVLDGVRRHSDMPIAIQLGHAGRKASTEVPWKGGAQIAPDAINGWQTVAPSALPFTPATNTPMALDQAGIERLRDAFVAAARRAANLGLDAIQLHGAHGYLLHQFLSPLSNRRDDEYGGALENRMRLPLEIFDAVRAAFPADRPVTMRVSGTDWVEGGWDIEQTIAFAQALEAHGCSAIHVSSGGLDPRQDIPVGPSYQVPLARAVKQAVAIPVVAVGLITDYEQAEAIVGTGDADLIGLARAMLYDPRWPWHAAAHLGASVKAPDQYLRSQPRQYRNLFDAPKG, encoded by the coding sequence ATGAGCGTTCCCACGCTGTTCCAGCCCTTTCCTGTCGCCGGACTGACGCTCCGCAACCGCATCGTGATCGCCCCAATGTGCCAATATTCGGCGGTGGATGGGGAGATGACCGACTGGCATCTCATCCATCTGGGGCAGCTTGCCTTGTCGGGTGCGGCGCTGCTGACGATCGAGGCGACCGCCGTCCTGCCGGAGGGGCGGATTTCCTACGCCGATGTCGGCCTGTGGAACGACCGGACGGAAGCCGCAATGAAACGGGTTCTGGATGGTGTGCGACGCCATTCCGACATGCCGATCGCGATCCAGCTTGGCCATGCGGGGCGCAAGGCGTCCACCGAAGTGCCGTGGAAGGGCGGCGCGCAGATCGCGCCGGACGCGATCAATGGCTGGCAGACGGTCGCGCCCTCCGCCCTGCCCTTCACGCCCGCTACCAACACCCCGATGGCGCTCGACCAGGCCGGGATCGAACGGCTGCGCGACGCCTTTGTCGCGGCGGCGCGGCGCGCGGCGAATCTGGGGCTGGACGCGATCCAGTTGCACGGCGCACACGGCTATCTACTGCACCAGTTCCTCTCGCCCCTCTCCAACCGGCGCGATGACGAATATGGCGGCGCCCTTGAAAACCGGATGCGCCTGCCGCTGGAGATTTTCGACGCGGTGCGCGCCGCCTTCCCGGCGGACAGGCCCGTGACGATGCGCGTGTCGGGCACCGACTGGGTCGAGGGCGGCTGGGATATCGAGCAGACGATCGCTTTCGCCCAGGCGTTGGAAGCGCATGGATGCAGCGCCATCCATGTGTCGAGCGGCGGCCTGGACCCACGACAGGATATTCCGGTCGGCCCCAGCTATCAGGTGCCGCTGGCCCGCGCGGTGAAGCAGGCGGTGGCGATACCCGTGGTCGCGGTGGGCCTCATCACCGACTATGAACAGGCCGAGGCGATCGTCGGCACGGGCGACGCGGACCTGATCGGGCTGGCGCGCGCAATGCTCTACGATCCACGCTGGCCCTGGCACGCCGCGGCGCATCTGGGGGCGAGCGTCAAGGCGCCCGATCAATATCTGCGGTCGCAGCCGCGCCAATATCGGAATTTGTTCGACGCGCCGAAAGGCTGA
- a CDS encoding CTP synthase: MARYIFITGGVVSSLGKGLMAASLAALLQARGFRVRIRKFDPYLNVDPGTMSPYQHGEVYVTDDGAETDLDLGHYERFTGVSARQSDNVTQGRVYQTIITRERRGDYLGATVQVIPHVTDEIKAFATADTEDLDFVLCEIGGTVGDIESLPFMEAIRQLHNDLGRGRAIFVHVTLVPYIAAAGELKTKPTQHSVRELTSLGIQPDILLCRCEHPLPESERQKIALFCNVRPEAVIPALDASSIYAVPQQYHAEGLDDQVLSAFGITDAPAPTMARWDDIMDRQLNPEGEVTIGVVGKYVGLLDAYKSLHEALHHGGLANRVKVNIKWIDAELFEKGEDLALSLEPMHGILVPGGFGVRGSEGKIASVRFARERNVPFFGICLGMQMACIEGARNTAGIADASTTEFGETSEPVVGLITEWMSKEGLQKRTAETDLGGTMRLGAYPARLDGNSVVAGVYGATEISERHRHRYEVNAGYREPLEKGGLIFSGMSPDGTLPEIVERPDHPWFVGVQFHPELKSKPFDPHPLFASFIQAAVKQSRLV, translated from the coding sequence ATGGCGCGGTATATTTTCATCACCGGCGGCGTGGTCTCCTCGCTTGGCAAGGGCCTGATGGCCGCATCCCTTGCAGCTTTGCTGCAAGCGCGGGGTTTCCGTGTACGAATCCGGAAATTCGATCCCTATCTCAACGTCGATCCGGGCACGATGTCGCCCTATCAACATGGCGAGGTCTATGTGACCGACGACGGGGCGGAAACCGACCTCGATCTGGGTCATTATGAACGTTTCACCGGGGTTTCGGCGCGCCAGTCGGACAATGTGACACAGGGCCGCGTCTACCAGACGATCATCACCCGCGAACGGCGCGGCGACTATCTGGGTGCGACGGTGCAGGTGATCCCGCACGTCACGGATGAGATCAAGGCCTTTGCCACCGCCGACACCGAAGACCTCGATTTCGTGCTCTGCGAAATCGGCGGCACCGTCGGCGATATCGAATCGCTCCCCTTCATGGAGGCGATTCGCCAGCTCCATAATGATCTGGGGCGTGGCCGGGCGATCTTCGTCCATGTGACCCTGGTGCCGTATATCGCGGCTGCGGGCGAGTTGAAGACCAAGCCGACCCAGCATAGCGTGCGCGAACTGACCTCGCTCGGCATCCAGCCCGACATATTGCTGTGCCGCTGCGAACATCCGCTGCCGGAAAGCGAACGCCAGAAGATCGCGCTCTTCTGCAATGTCCGGCCTGAGGCGGTCATCCCCGCGCTCGACGCCAGCAGCATCTATGCCGTCCCCCAGCAATATCATGCCGAAGGGCTGGACGATCAGGTGCTGAGCGCCTTTGGCATCACGGATGCGCCCGCGCCCACCATGGCCCGCTGGGACGACATCATGGATCGCCAGCTCAATCCGGAGGGTGAGGTCACGATCGGCGTGGTCGGCAAATATGTCGGCCTGCTCGATGCCTACAAGTCGCTGCACGAAGCGCTGCACCATGGCGGCCTTGCCAACCGAGTGAAGGTCAACATCAAGTGGATCGATGCCGAATTGTTCGAGAAGGGTGAGGATCTGGCCCTCAGCCTCGAACCGATGCACGGCATTCTCGTCCCCGGCGGCTTCGGCGTGCGCGGGTCGGAGGGCAAGATCGCTTCGGTCAGGTTCGCGCGCGAACGCAATGTGCCCTTCTTCGGCATCTGCCTTGGGATGCAGATGGCCTGCATCGAGGGCGCGCGGAACACGGCGGGCATCGCCGACGCCTCCACCACCGAGTTCGGCGAAACGTCGGAGCCGGTCGTCGGCCTCATCACCGAATGGATGAGCAAGGAAGGGCTGCAGAAGCGCACCGCCGAAACCGATCTGGGCGGCACGATGCGCCTTGGTGCTTATCCCGCCAGGCTCGACGGCAATAGTGTCGTCGCGGGCGTCTATGGCGCGACCGAGATCAGCGAACGGCATCGCCATCGCTACGAGGTCAACGCCGGCTATCGCGAGCCGCTGGAAAAGGGCGGCCTGATCTTTTCGGGCATGTCGCCCGACGGTACGCTGCCGGAGATTGTCGAGCGGCCCGATCATCCCTGGTTCGTGGGCGTGCAGTTCCATCCGGAACTGAAATCCAAGCCCTTCGACCCGCACCCGCTCTTCGCCAGCTTCATCCAGGCGGCGGTCAAGCAGAGCCGGTTGGTATAA
- the tpiA gene encoding triose-phosphate isomerase yields the protein MNRRKLVVGNWKMNGMRAQLDEVEAIGRVAAAHPAVEVGLCLPATLIMAGSERRGAAFIGAQNCHMDMSGAYTGSLSAEMLAEAGATWVITGHSERREARGETNADIAAKSVAAHKAGINVILCVGETIEVRDAGQAEEVVSAQLLASLPEGASADWLAVAYEPIWAIGTGRIPTIEAVASMHAALRAALASRIGAEADAVRILYGGSMNGDNAVELMSVVDVDGGLVGGASLSAAKFAPIIEAADERMAAAA from the coding sequence ATGAACAGGCGAAAGCTGGTTGTCGGCAACTGGAAGATGAACGGGATGCGCGCGCAGCTCGACGAAGTGGAGGCGATCGGCCGGGTCGCGGCGGCGCATCCTGCCGTGGAAGTAGGCCTTTGCCTGCCGGCTACCCTCATCATGGCCGGGTCGGAACGGCGCGGTGCGGCGTTCATCGGCGCGCAGAACTGCCATATGGACATGAGCGGCGCCTATACCGGTTCGCTGTCGGCGGAGATGCTGGCGGAAGCGGGCGCGACCTGGGTCATCACCGGCCACAGCGAACGGCGCGAGGCGCGCGGCGAAACCAACGCCGACATCGCTGCCAAATCGGTCGCGGCGCACAAGGCGGGCATCAACGTCATCCTCTGTGTGGGCGAGACGATCGAGGTGCGCGACGCGGGTCAGGCGGAGGAGGTTGTGTCCGCGCAACTGCTCGCTTCGCTGCCCGAAGGCGCGTCGGCCGACTGGCTGGCCGTCGCCTATGAACCCATATGGGCGATCGGCACCGGCCGCATCCCGACGATCGAGGCGGTCGCGTCGATGCACGCCGCCTTGCGCGCCGCGCTGGCCAGCCGGATCGGTGCGGAGGCGGATGCGGTGCGAATCCTCTATGGCGGATCGATGAATGGCGACAATGCGGTCGAATTGATGTCGGTCGTTGATGTCGATGGCGGCCTGGTCGGCGGCGCCAGCCTCAGCGCCGCGAAATTCGCCCCGATCATCGAAGCCGCCGACGAACGCATGGCGGCTGCGGCCTGA
- a CDS encoding 4-oxalocrotonate tautomerase family protein produces MPFVDIRLAGNATREQKAAIVADVTQSLVERLGKPAGAVQVVISEISTENYGAGGQLLADRDSPQPREDANVADTPR; encoded by the coding sequence ATGCCTTTTGTCGACATCCGTCTGGCCGGCAACGCCACGCGCGAGCAGAAAGCCGCGATCGTTGCTGACGTCACCCAGTCGCTCGTGGAGCGGCTGGGGAAGCCGGCGGGTGCCGTTCAGGTGGTGATCTCCGAAATCTCGACCGAGAATTACGGGGCTGGTGGGCAATTGCTCGCCGACCGCGATTCTCCCCAGCCTAGGGAGGACGCCAATGTTGCGGACACTCCCCGATGA
- a CDS encoding PQQ-dependent sugar dehydrogenase, producing the protein MRSLIATLPLLLIACSGNGANSQTTASADKPFKTSIVADFDSPWAMTFLPDGRALVTEKAGEMILFDPKNGTKIPIAGIPKVDSAGQGALMDVVLSPGFAKDKAVYFSFSEERDGLKGVALAKGAFNQASDGTTKLDGVQVIFRASPYVDGNGHYSGRIAFSPDGKYLFFTNGERQKFDPAQDPKSTLGKVLRLNLDGTPAAGNPLAAKGFNPAIWSYGHRNLLGLAFDKDGRLWEQEMGPKGGDEVNLIKPGLNYGYPKVSNGDHYDGKPIPDHAPGDGFEPPKVSWNPVISPGGLLYYSGNMFPQWKGSLFIGGLSSQALVRVKLDGEKAEKADQWDMGARIREVEQGPDGALWLLEDGGQGSQGRMLKLTPAT; encoded by the coding sequence ATGCGCAGCCTAATTGCCACCCTCCCCCTCCTGCTGATCGCCTGTTCGGGCAACGGGGCCAACAGCCAGACGACCGCGTCGGCCGACAAGCCGTTCAAGACATCGATCGTCGCGGACTTCGATTCGCCCTGGGCCATGACCTTCCTGCCCGACGGCCGCGCGCTGGTGACGGAGAAGGCGGGCGAGATGATCCTGTTCGATCCGAAGAACGGCACGAAGATCCCGATCGCGGGCATTCCGAAGGTCGACAGCGCAGGCCAGGGCGCGCTGATGGACGTGGTGCTCTCCCCTGGCTTCGCCAAGGACAAGGCGGTCTATTTCAGCTTTTCCGAGGAGCGCGACGGATTGAAGGGCGTGGCGCTGGCGAAGGGCGCGTTCAACCAGGCGAGCGACGGAACGACGAAGCTGGACGGCGTGCAGGTCATCTTCCGCGCCAGCCCCTATGTCGATGGCAACGGCCATTATTCGGGCCGCATCGCCTTTTCCCCCGATGGCAAATATCTGTTCTTCACCAATGGCGAGCGGCAGAAATTCGATCCGGCGCAGGACCCCAAATCGACCTTGGGCAAGGTGCTGCGCCTGAACCTGGACGGTACGCCGGCAGCGGGCAATCCCCTGGCGGCCAAGGGCTTCAACCCCGCCATCTGGTCCTATGGCCACCGCAACCTGCTTGGGCTGGCCTTCGACAAGGACGGGCGTTTGTGGGAACAGGAAATGGGGCCGAAGGGCGGGGATGAGGTGAACCTTATCAAGCCCGGCCTCAATTATGGCTATCCCAAAGTATCGAACGGCGACCATTATGACGGCAAGCCGATCCCCGACCATGCGCCGGGCGACGGGTTCGAACCGCCCAAGGTCAGTTGGAACCCGGTCATTTCACCGGGCGGGCTGCTTTATTATTCGGGCAATATGTTCCCGCAATGGAAGGGATCGCTGTTCATCGGCGGCCTGTCGAGCCAGGCGCTGGTCCGGGTGAAGCTGGACGGCGAGAAGGCGGAAAAGGCCGACCAGTGGGACATGGGCGCGCGCATCCGCGAAGTCGAGCAAGGGCCGGACGGCGCACTGTGGCTCCTGGAGGATGGCGGCCAGGGATCGCAGGGACGGATGCTGAAGCTGACGCCGGCGACCTGA
- a CDS encoding peptidylprolyl isomerase, which produces MLSVFRSFIRSKFGALFAILFLGVIAAAFIMGDITSGKFGGGSMFSGSNAAKAKGLTLSQGEFQDRVQRVFENARRSNPGLQIADFFAQGGAAQVYDQLVASLTLRAFADDQGVHISKRLVDAQIAQIPAFQDAAGNFSQESFRALLTRERLTEQALRDDISREILQRQLLAPIGLGARPSETLVLPYASLLLEARQGTVAAIPAVAFLDEKNPTDAQLTDYYKANSPRFTIPEQRRIRYALVDAVRFAQASQPSEAEISAYYTQNKAVYAAKQNRTVEQLVLPTQAGAKAIADQVKGGKTLAAAAQGAGLAVATLADQSREALTASAGKPIADAAFAAKQGELVGPVRGSLGWLLLRVTALNDTAARPLAAVRGEIVETLRAQKEKQLLADFTGKLENQIADGGTFEEVVKDNGLTLETSPPLLSTGKQVNDQAYTPSADLQPLVAPTFAMSADDDAQLVPITPDKRYALVAPGQIITAAPPPLAEVKQLVLAQYKLNEGNKKAKVLADQIQAKVAKGMKLADAIAQAGVKLPAPQMLGGRRADIMRGEQRPPAEVGIMFQMAANSVKTLPIGQDRGYFVVQLNKIERGDAKAQPQLLAQVRDQLGEVIGQEYGQQFERAIEKELKVTRNPSAVAQVRQVLASTNSGDQ; this is translated from the coding sequence ATGCTTTCTGTCTTTCGCAGCTTCATTCGCTCCAAATTCGGCGCGCTCTTCGCGATCCTCTTCCTGGGCGTCATTGCCGCCGCCTTCATCATGGGCGACATCACCAGTGGCAAGTTCGGCGGCGGCTCCATGTTCAGTGGCAGCAATGCGGCCAAGGCGAAGGGCCTGACGCTGAGCCAGGGCGAGTTTCAGGACCGCGTGCAGCGCGTGTTCGAAAACGCCCGCCGCTCCAACCCCGGCCTCCAGATCGCCGATTTCTTCGCCCAGGGCGGCGCGGCCCAGGTCTATGACCAACTGGTCGCATCGCTGACCCTGCGCGCCTTCGCCGACGATCAGGGCGTCCACATCTCGAAGCGGCTGGTGGATGCACAGATCGCGCAGATCCCCGCCTTCCAGGATGCGGCCGGCAATTTCAGCCAGGAAAGTTTCCGTGCCCTGCTGACCCGCGAACGGCTGACCGAACAGGCCCTGCGAGACGATATCAGCCGCGAGATCCTCCAGCGGCAGTTGCTCGCGCCCATCGGCCTGGGCGCCCGTCCGTCGGAAACGCTGGTTCTGCCCTATGCCTCGCTGCTGCTGGAAGCGCGCCAGGGCACGGTCGCCGCGATCCCGGCGGTCGCCTTCCTCGATGAAAAAAACCCGACCGACGCGCAACTGACCGATTATTACAAGGCGAACAGTCCGCGCTTCACTATCCCGGAACAGCGCCGCATCCGCTACGCCCTGGTCGATGCGGTCCGCTTCGCCCAGGCGTCGCAGCCGTCCGAAGCGGAGATCAGCGCCTATTACACCCAGAACAAGGCCGTCTATGCCGCCAAGCAGAACCGCACCGTCGAGCAATTGGTGCTGCCGACGCAGGCCGGCGCGAAGGCGATCGCCGATCAGGTGAAGGGCGGCAAGACGCTGGCCGCCGCGGCGCAGGGCGCGGGTCTGGCCGTGGCGACCCTGGCCGACCAGAGCCGCGAGGCGCTGACCGCTTCGGCCGGCAAGCCTATCGCCGATGCCGCCTTCGCCGCCAAACAGGGCGAACTGGTGGGGCCGGTGCGCGGTTCGCTGGGTTGGCTGCTGCTGCGCGTCACCGCGCTCAACGATACCGCCGCCCGTCCGCTGGCCGCCGTGCGTGGCGAAATCGTCGAAACGCTGCGCGCGCAGAAGGAAAAGCAGTTGCTGGCCGATTTCACCGGCAAGCTGGAGAATCAGATCGCCGATGGCGGCACGTTCGAGGAAGTGGTGAAGGATAACGGCCTGACGCTGGAGACCAGCCCGCCGCTGCTGTCGACCGGCAAGCAGGTCAACGACCAGGCCTATACACCGTCCGCCGACCTCCAGCCGCTGGTCGCCCCGACCTTCGCCATGAGCGCCGACGATGACGCGCAACTGGTGCCGATCACGCCCGACAAGCGCTATGCACTGGTCGCGCCGGGCCAGATCATCACCGCTGCTCCGCCGCCGCTGGCCGAAGTCAAGCAACTGGTGCTGGCCCAGTACAAGCTCAACGAAGGCAACAAGAAAGCGAAGGTGCTGGCCGACCAGATCCAGGCGAAGGTCGCCAAGGGGATGAAGCTGGCCGACGCCATTGCTCAGGCCGGCGTCAAACTGCCCGCGCCGCAGATGCTGGGCGGCCGCCGCGCCGACATCATGCGCGGCGAGCAGCGTCCGCCGGCCGAAGTCGGCATCATGTTCCAGATGGCGGCGAATAGCGTGAAGACCCTGCCGATCGGTCAGGATCGCGGCTATTTCGTGGTGCAGCTCAACAAGATCGAGCGCGGCGACGCCAAGGCGCAGCCACAATTGCTGGCACAGGTGCGCGATCAGTTGGGCGAAGTGATCGGCCAGGAATATGGCCAGCAGTTCGAACGCGCGATCGAAAAGGAACTGAAGGTCACGCGCAATCCGAGCGCCGTAGCGCAGGTGCGCCAGGTGCTGGCATCCACCAACAGCGGCGACCAGTAA
- the rimP gene encoding ribosome maturation protein RimP — MADIAELTALIEPEVKALGFDLVRIKLFGSGDEHTLQIMAERPETKQLVIEDCATISRRLSDVLDEADPIEEAYRLEVSSPGIDRPLTRLSDFLEWAGHEAKVNATEIVSGRKSFRGVLNGVEGEDILFADAKAGDVSIPFALVADAKLVLTDKLIAASMPLSSDGADEFETEE; from the coding sequence ATGGCGGACATCGCCGAACTGACCGCGTTGATCGAACCCGAGGTGAAGGCCCTGGGCTTCGACCTTGTGCGCATCAAGCTGTTCGGGTCGGGCGACGAGCATACGCTCCAGATCATGGCCGAGCGGCCGGAAACGAAGCAGCTCGTGATCGAGGATTGCGCTACCATCTCGCGCCGCCTGTCGGACGTGCTGGATGAGGCTGACCCGATCGAGGAAGCCTATCGTCTGGAAGTGAGTTCGCCCGGCATCGACCGGCCGCTGACCCGCCTGTCCGACTTCCTGGAATGGGCCGGGCATGAGGCGAAGGTCAATGCGACCGAAATCGTTTCGGGCCGCAAGAGTTTTCGCGGCGTCCTGAACGGTGTCGAGGGGGAGGATATCCTCTTCGCCGACGCCAAGGCGGGCGACGTTTCCATTCCTTTCGCCCTTGTCGCCGACGCCAAGCTGGTGCTGACCGACAAGCTGATTGCTGCTAGTATGCCGCTCTCCTCCGATGGGGCGGACGAGTTTGAAACCGAAGAATAA
- a CDS encoding DUF448 domain-containing protein — protein MTERKCILTGDRADPDTLIRLAIGPEGQVLPDIRAKAPGRGAWIGVTRAELEIALAKGKLKGALARSFKDGALQIPDTLPEMIESGLRKALLDRMGLEARASMLLTGSEKIDVACRKGQVQLLFHAADAAADGNRKLDQAYRVGREAEGTDLAGRVLPVDRDALSMAMGRDNVVHIAVTDSRAASRLRAAIGRLESYLGCANGAPVHGEPASADAPGVTG, from the coding sequence ATGACCGAACGCAAATGCATATTGACCGGCGACCGCGCCGATCCCGACACGCTGATCCGCCTGGCTATAGGGCCGGAGGGGCAGGTGCTTCCCGACATCCGCGCCAAGGCGCCGGGGCGGGGCGCGTGGATCGGCGTGACTCGTGCCGAACTGGAAATCGCGCTGGCCAAGGGCAAGCTGAAAGGCGCGCTCGCGCGTTCCTTCAAGGATGGCGCGCTCCAGATCCCCGACACGCTGCCGGAGATGATCGAATCCGGGTTACGCAAGGCTTTGCTCGACCGGATGGGGCTGGAGGCGCGCGCCTCCATGCTGCTGACGGGTTCGGAAAAAATCGATGTCGCCTGCCGCAAGGGCCAGGTGCAGTTGCTGTTCCACGCCGCCGATGCGGCCGCCGACGGCAACCGCAAACTGGACCAGGCCTATCGCGTCGGGCGGGAAGCGGAAGGCACGGATTTGGCCGGTCGCGTCTTGCCTGTGGACCGCGATGCCCTATCTATGGCAATGGGGCGGGATAATGTCGTCCATATCGCGGTGACCGACTCGCGGGCTGCTTCGCGCCTGCGCGCGGCCATAGGCCGCTTGGAAAGCTATCTGGGTTGCGCTAACGGGGCGCCTGTGCATGGGGAGCCTGCCTCCGCCGATGCGCCGGGCGTCACCGGATAA
- the secG gene encoding preprotein translocase subunit SecG: MFTFLLVVQAIVAALLVTVILMQKSEGGGLGVGGSPAGLMSARGAADFLTRSTTVLASIFVILSIVMAVIASVRHAPTDIDTSLVKQAPATQSTPAPANADPLAGAAGNAATAPAQNGAVPLAN; the protein is encoded by the coding sequence ATGTTCACCTTCCTCCTCGTCGTGCAGGCCATTGTCGCCGCCCTGCTGGTTACCGTCATCCTGATGCAGAAGTCGGAAGGCGGCGGTCTGGGCGTGGGCGGCAGCCCGGCGGGGCTGATGTCGGCGCGCGGCGCGGCGGATTTCCTGACCCGTTCGACCACGGTTCTGGCCAGCATCTTCGTGATTCTGTCGATCGTCATGGCGGTGATTGCATCGGTGCGGCACGCGCCCACCGATATCGACACGTCGCTGGTGAAGCAGGCGCCCGCCACGCAGAGCACCCCGGCGCCGGCTAATGCCGATCCGCTGGCGGGTGCAGCAGGCAATGCGGCGACGGCGCCCGCGCAAAATGGCGCGGTTCCGCTCGCTAACTAA
- the nusA gene encoding transcription termination factor NusA: protein MANAISANKAELIAIANSVASEKMIDKAIVIEAMEDAIQRAARARYGAENDIRAKLDPDSGDLRLWRVVEVVDVVEDYFKQVDLKQGQKLKKDAIVGDFIVDPLPAIDLGRIDAQSAKQVIFQKVRDAERERQHEEYKDRVGEIITGVVKSVEFGHVVVNLGRAEGVIRRDQQIPREVVRVGDRIRSVVLNVRRENRGPQIFLSRAHPEFMKKLFAQEVPEIYDGVITIMAAARDPGSRAKIGVISRDSSIDPVGACVGMKGSRVQAVVQEMQGEKIDIIPWSEDTATFVVNALQPAQVARVVIDEEEERIEVVVPDDQLSLAIGRRGQNVRLASQLTGKAIDIMTEADASEKRQKEFVARSELFQNELDVDETLSQLLVAEGFGELEEVAYVSVEELAAIEGFDEDLAAELQNRAQEALDRREAAAREERQALGVEDALADMPHLTEAMLVTLGKAGIKTLDDLADLATDELVQKKRIDQRRRKTDSGSSEDKGGILATYGLSDEQGNEIIMAARAHWFEEEA, encoded by the coding sequence ATGGCCAACGCCATTTCCGCCAACAAGGCCGAACTGATCGCCATCGCCAATTCGGTGGCATCGGAAAAGATGATCGACAAGGCCATCGTCATCGAGGCGATGGAAGACGCGATTCAGCGCGCTGCCCGCGCCCGTTACGGCGCCGAGAATGATATCCGTGCGAAGCTGGACCCCGACAGCGGCGACCTGCGCCTGTGGCGCGTCGTCGAAGTGGTCGACGTGGTCGAGGATTATTTCAAGCAGGTCGACCTCAAGCAGGGGCAGAAGCTCAAGAAGGACGCCATCGTCGGCGACTTCATCGTCGATCCGCTGCCCGCGATCGACCTGGGCCGCATCGACGCCCAGTCGGCCAAGCAGGTGATCTTCCAGAAGGTCCGCGACGCCGAGCGTGAGCGCCAGCATGAAGAGTATAAGGACCGCGTGGGTGAGATCATCACCGGCGTCGTCAAGTCGGTCGAGTTCGGCCATGTCGTCGTGAACCTGGGCCGCGCCGAAGGCGTGATTCGCCGCGACCAGCAGATTCCGCGTGAAGTCGTCCGCGTCGGCGACCGCATCCGCTCGGTCGTGCTGAACGTCCGCCGCGAAAATCGCGGGCCGCAGATTTTCCTCAGCCGTGCGCATCCTGAGTTCATGAAGAAGCTGTTCGCGCAGGAAGTGCCCGAAATCTACGACGGCGTCATCACCATCATGGCCGCCGCCCGCGATCCGGGCAGCCGCGCCAAGATCGGCGTCATCAGCCGCGATTCGAGCATCGACCCGGTCGGCGCCTGCGTCGGCATGAAGGGCAGCCGCGTCCAGGCTGTCGTGCAGGAAATGCAGGGCGAGAAGATCGATATCATCCCCTGGTCGGAAGATACCGCCACCTTCGTCGTCAATGCGCTGCAACCCGCGCAGGTCGCCCGCGTGGTGATCGATGAGGAAGAAGAGCGTATCGAAGTCGTCGTGCCCGACGATCAGCTCAGCCTCGCCATCGGCCGCCGCGGCCAGAATGTCCGCCTCGCCAGCCAGTTGACCGGCAAGGCGATCGACATCATGACCGAAGCCGACGCCAGCGAGAAGCGCCAGAAGGAATTCGTCGCCCGCTCCGAACTGTTCCAGAACGAACTGGACGTGGACGAAACGCTGTCGCAGCTTCTGGTCGCCGAAGGTTTCGGCGAGCTGGAAGAAGTCGCCTATGTCAGCGTCGAGGAACTTGCCGCGATCGAGGGCTTCGACGAAGACCTCGCCGCCGAGTTGCAGAACCGCGCGCAGGAAGCGCTCGACCGCCGCGAAGCCGCCGCACGCGAAGAGCGTCAGGCGTTGGGCGTCGAGGATGCGCTGGCCGACATGCCGCACCTCACCGAAGCCATGCTGGTGACGTTGGGCAAGGCGGGCATCAAGACGCTCGACGATCTCGCCGACCTCGCCACCGACGAACTGGTGCAGAAGAAGCGCATCGATCAGCGTCGCCGCAAGACGGACAGCGGCAGCAGCGAGGACAAGGGCGGCATATTGGCCACCTATGGTCTTAGCGACGAGCAGGGCAATGAGATCATCATGGCCGCCCGCGCCCACTGGTTCGAAGAGGAAGCCTGA